Within Vicia villosa cultivar HV-30 ecotype Madison, WI linkage group LG1, Vvil1.0, whole genome shotgun sequence, the genomic segment GAAGACCACACACTACTCTCTTGACTTGTTTTCATTGACCCTTCCTATCTCATCAATCACTCTTCTTTCAATACTATAAAAATCCTCAAACAATCATCTTCACTTCATAACTTCATTTCAATTTGAAAATTTACATCTTCCCTGAATCTCTATATTCTATTACAATTTGCATCAAGTGTTCTTCTACCTTATACCTCTTATCTCACATATCACAAGCTTCCATAACAATGATGGTAAGTTCTTATCCTTATTTTCTTCATCATTATTCCAATTTTTCAATCTGTGctttattttttgttaatttcatGCACGTTGTACTATAAATTATAAGAAAGTGAGTGTTCAATCCTAACAACTTGTTGAACTTTTGTGTTACAGAAAGTAGTGTTAAAGTTGGAAATAAATGAAGACAGAATAAAGCAAAAAGCTATGAAGGCAGTCTCTGGCCTTTCAGGGGTTGAATCAGTTTCAGTGGacatgaaagacaagaaattaacCTTAATAGGAGATATTGATCCAGTACGAGTAGTTGGTAAGCTAAGGAAGTTTTGTCATGCTGAAATCATTTCAGTTGGACCTgctaaagaagaaaagaaagatgaagctaaaaagaaggaagatgctaagaaagaTCCAGCAAAAGAAAATATTGTGATTAATCCTTTCATGTTTCATGGAACACATGCTTACTATAGTCATCAGATGAAACCACAATATAATCCTTATTACGGTGCTGTTAGCGTTGAAGAGGATCCTAATAGCTGTGTTATCATCTAAATTTTGTCTATTATATTTGATAAAAAGTTAATCTGAAAAGTTATTGTATATTtgctttctatttgttttgtaagTGTAGTATATAGCATTGATTATAATATGAAGCTTGCAAGACTATTCCTTTACATTTTCTTTATGTAATAAGAACATTCTTAATCAATATGATGAGACATCGGATTAATCACTAAAATTGTGGTTTATTTTTGTTACATAGATAACTAATTTTGATATCATTTCAAATTAAGGGATTTAATTAATGATATAACAAAATGAGTTTGTGATTATTACTGATATGGCATGATAAAGTATAAGTGGAAGAAATGGTTTATATGGTTTACTCTTGAGACTAATGTTCAAAATAATTGAAGTTGAACGAGTACTTAGGTCCCAAGAAAGCTTTGAATGATTAATTTCATATGAATAATGACAATATTATACACACAGCTGTCAATCATGTGCAGTCCCTTTCCATAATAATTCTAATTGACTTAAGTTGACTGCTTCTCTTATATGGTCTTCTATTCCTTTAAAATATATTCAACATCAATGAATGGAAGTACtagtttttctttaattttttatgttccaATAAAATGAATTCAAATTGTTTGTTGAAAACTTCTCACTCATTAAccaactaattttttttgttcttgttttACTAGTACAAGTTGAAGTAATTGACATTCAAAGCTTGAGATCTCATCTTATAACGTCAACCTAGGCTTCTCCTCAATTTCACCATAGAAATCATTTTTAatagggaaaaacgtttttttttctttctacatTTTGATAAAACTGAAATTAAGCATGATAGAAATGTAATAGGAAGACCATGATTGAGATGAAGAAACTATAATTATTCACAATTGTTTCGAACCGTTCCAAGACTTAGAAGACGAAGACTCAATTATAAATTAACAAGTTACTAAACGCGGACGTGTATCCTTTTCCACGAGTCACGAATAACCTCTCATGAGAGTAGCATGCTAACAACTTGATTAATCCAAAGAATGACTTGCATGTAATTATCAACCATCTCGTGAATTTAACAAGGGAAGTGAACCACTTAAAATGTATTCAAATTCAATCTCATTCAAACTTCACTTTTCAATCTTTTACTGACTTGAGCATTGGAGTGCTAAACTTGTAGGTCATCCGCCATCCTCCTCCCCACCGCATCAGAAGCTACGAACCACCAGAGTAGACCGTGAACCCTCTCTTTCTAGTCATCTCCAGTTCCAGTACGAAACATTGACACCCTCTATGAAAAATTGACTTCTGATTCCTACGATTCTCCACGATCTAACTTCTACAAATTCTACCGAATCTCCTACGATAGAAATCTAGATCTCCTTCGATTAAACCACAAATTTCCATTTTCTAATCAATTCTGTCAGTTTTATATTCAAACTCTCCTACATCAGATCACTCGATGATAGTAGCTTCCAATGTTACTAGCTCTGACAAAATGTTGTTGCCGACGAAGCTACTAGGAattttctgcttcttcttcaagGGAATGACAACCAAATCCTGAAAATTGTCCCATCCATTCCCAGCCGCAAAATTTTTTCCGACCTAAAGCATATCAAAGAGTGTTTCAACCTACTTCATTCCATGGATCTACACTGCAGTTTCACCTAGACAAACCTTCACTCAGACCTCTGCTACCGCCTTCAATGCTCGAACAAGAAACACTTCCCAACTTTAAACTTTTATTAGTTAATCTGGACATTGAAGGAGCCGAAGATTTATTGAACAGAGTCTACCAAATGGTTCATCATCAGAACCAGAATGGGACTATGAAGCTTCAGAGTATCAAGCATAAACTCAGTAGGACAATTAATTCCTTAAGAGTATCCATCAAAACATTAGTAGGACTGTGAAGCCCTCTCAGGTATCCATCAAAATCTTAGTAGAACTCTGCAGTCCTTCGGAGGTATCCATCAAAACCTTAGTAGGATTATGATGCCCTCCGGGCTATTTATTTGAATCATAGTAGGACTCTGAAGCCCTCTTGGGTATTTATCAGAACCTTAGCAGGACTCTGAAATCCTTCGG encodes:
- the LOC131643589 gene encoding heavy metal-associated isoprenylated plant protein 39-like; its protein translation is MMKVVLKLEINEDRIKQKAMKAVSGLSGVESVSVDMKDKKLTLIGDIDPVRVVGKLRKFCHAEIISVGPAKEEKKDEAKKKEDAKKDPAKENIVINPFMFHGTHAYYSHQMKPQYNPYYGAVSVEEDPNSCVII